One stretch of Tachysurus fulvidraco isolate hzauxx_2018 chromosome 12, HZAU_PFXX_2.0, whole genome shotgun sequence DNA includes these proteins:
- the tmem151bb gene encoding transmembrane protein 151B: MASKIRLNASSLSHRRHGGALRLHPESTTSYNLNTNRSGSAATASESSTATALEEEADNPREEQRPLKQSLSKSLCREVFWKCLLLSMLMYGCMGAMVWCHVTKVTRLSFDSAYKGKSMIYHDSPCSDGYIYIPLAFLVMLYVVYLVECWHCHARNELQYKVDVEGIYERVQRMQQAKPCIWWKAISYHYVRRTRQVTRYRNGDAYTTTQVYHERVNTHVAEAEFDYGHCGVKDVSKQLVGLDKSPITKLRFTKCFSFANVESENSYLTQRARFFTDNEGLDDYMEAREGMHLKNVDFKEYMIAFSNPDNHPWYISNYVFWTAAFLTFSWPLRVLTEYCTAYVHYRVEKLFGTDYIPMTPCEEHPYCRRIPRVNTIDSTELEWHIRSNQQLVPSYSEAGLMDLAQRSGGYRQNCERCHRAISSSSVFSRSALSICNASPRLPFSSSRFSLGRLYGSRRSCFWRSGSLDEPESPSENTRCLSGNIATTEDDPPAYQDALYFPVLIVHCSESCQNHRSFHRNSSCVETSL; this comes from the exons ATGGCGTCTAAAATCCGTCTTAACGCGTCTTCTTTATCACACCGGAGACATGGCGGCGCACTAAGGCTGCATCCTGAATCCACCACATCCTACAACCTAAACACGAATCGCTCAG GCTCGGCTGCGACAGCCAGTGAGAGCAGCACTGCGACCGCGTTAGAGGAGGAAGCAGACAACCCGAGAGAGGAG CAAAGGCCACTGAAACAATCTCTGAGCAAGTCCCTGTGCAGAGAAGTGTTCTGGAAATGCCTCTTACTCTCCATGCTTATGTACGGGTGCATGGGAGCCATGGTGTGGTGCCATGTTACCAAGGTCACCCGGCTAAGCTTCGACAGTGCCTACAAAGGAAAGTccatgatataccatgacagtCCATGCTCTGATGGTTACATTTATATCCCTTTAGCATTCCTTGTCATGCTCTATGTGGTTTACTTGGTGGAGTGTTGGCACTGCCATGCAAGGAACGAGCTACAGTACAAAGTGGATGTAGAAGGAATATATGAAAGAGTGCAGAGGATGCAACAGGCCAAGCCCTGTATTTGGTGGAAAGCCATTAGCTACCATTATGTCCGGCGAACGCGACAGGTAACACGCTACCGCAACGGTGATGCCTACACCACCACTCAGGTGTATCATGAGAGGGTGAACACACATGTGGCTGAAGCAGAATTTGACTATGGCCACTGTGGAGTGAAGGATGTTTCCAAGCAGTTAGTTGGCCTGGATAAATCACCTATCACCAAATTAAGGTTCACTAAGTGCTTTAGCTTTGCTAATGTGGAGTCTGAGAACTCCTACCTTACTCAGCGGGCCAGGTTCTTTACTGACAATGAAGGTCTTGATGATTATATGGAGGCCCGGGAGGGAATGCACCTGAAAAATGTAGACTTCAAAGAGTACATGATTGCCTTCTCAAATCCAGACAACCACCCCTGGTACATCTCTAACTATGTCTTTTGGACAGCTGCCTTCCTGACATTCTCATGGCCTTTGAGGGTGCTGACAGAGTACTGCACAGCTTACGTCCACTACCGTGTGGAAAAGCTTTTCGGAACAGACTACATCCCAATGACACCATGTGAAGAGCACCCATACTGCAGACGCATTCCCAGGGTCAACACCATTGACAGCACTGAGCTAGAATGGCACATCCGCTCCAACCAACAGCTGGTGCCCAGTTACTCAGAGGCGGGCCTGATGGACCTAGCCCAGCGCTCAGGAGGTTACAGGCAAAACTGTGAGCGATGCCACCGTGCCATCAGCAGCTCTTCAGTTTTCTCCCGTAGTGCTTTAAGCATCTGCAATGCAAGTCCTCGCCTTCCATTTAGCAGCAGCCGCTTTTCACTGGGCCGTCTATATGGCTCACGCCGCAGCTGCTTCTGGAGGAGTGGCAGCCTGGATGAGCCTGAGAGCCCCAGTGAGAACACACGCTGTCTCTCTGGAAATATCGCCACAACTGAGGATGACCCTCCAGCCTACCAAGATGCGCTCTACTTCCCGGTTCTCATTGTCCACTGCAGTGAGAGCTGCCAAAATCACCGCTCTTTCCACAGAAACAGTTCATGTGTGGAGACCTCCTTATGA